One window of the Anguilla rostrata isolate EN2019 chromosome 13, ASM1855537v3, whole genome shotgun sequence genome contains the following:
- the rrp9 gene encoding U3 small nucleolar RNA-interacting protein 2 isoform X1: MSSFFIKNKANANVSKTNEKVAALKRKGDGDPKNKGRSKKLNSRLNEEISSDSETESPQVSRKRRGNVEEEIEETAQEKKLRLAKLYLDQLREEEEKKAEESFETDLIAGRLQEEVLEQKGKLQRLVAKEYFPPEAADLRLLRGHKLPVTCLVISPDDKHIFSAAKDCAIIKWDVETGKKLHTIAGGRKGTEDRHVGHTTHILCMAISSDGKYLATGDMNKLIMIWEASTCKHLYKFTGHRGPVSGLSFRKGTHDLYSASHDRSIKVWNVDENAYVETLFGHQDVITGLDSLSRERCVTAGGRDRTVRVWKIAEESQLVFHGHEGSIDCIQLINEEHMITGADDGSLALWSVNRKKPLSSVKKAHGCHGDPGLEQPHWISAVAALQNTDTVASGASSCSHNSMVQLWRCGEGFRGLHPLFSVPVAGFVNSLKFSSSGSFLVAGVGQEHRLGRWWRIKDAKNGLYIIPLKKRDSDQEATSSE, encoded by the exons ATGTCATCTTTCTTTATAAAGAACAAGGCGAACGCAAATGTCTCCAAAACAAACGAGAAAGTTGCTGCATTGAAAAGGAAG GGTGATGGAGATCCCAAGAATAAAGGACGATCGAAGAAGTTAAATTCAAGGTTGAATGAAGAAATATCCAGCGATTCTGAAACAGAAAG TCCTCAAGTCAGTCGGAAAAGGAGAGGTAATGTGGAGGAAGAAATTGAGGAGACTGCCCAAGAGAAGAAGCTCCGTTTGGCTAAACTGTACCTTGACCAGCTAAGGGAAGAAG AGGAAAAGAAGGCGGAGGAGTCTTTTGAGACAGATTTGATTGCTGGAAGACTGCAGGAAGAAGTG CttgaacagaaaggaaaacttCAGCGTTTGGTAGCAAAAGAG TACTTTCCACCTGAAGCTGCTGACCTGCGTCTGTTACGTGGCCACAAGCTTCCTGTCACCTGTCTGGTCATCTCTCCTGATGACAAGCACATCTTCTCTGCTGCCAAGGACTGTGCCATTATCAAGT GGGATGTAGAGACTGGAAAAAAATTGCACACAATCgcaggagggaggaagggaacaGAAGATCGGCATGTCGGTCATACCACTCACATCCTGTGCATGGCCATATCATCTGATGGCAAATACCTG gcCACTGGAGACATGAATAAACTGATCATGATTTGGGAAGCATCAACATGTAAACACCTGTACAAGTTTACGGGGCACAGGGGACCGGTGTCG GGATTGTCATTTAGAAAAGGCACGCATGACCTTTACAGTGCCTCACATGACCGCTCCATCAAGGTCTGGAACGTGGATGAGAACGCCTATGTTGAGACGCT GTTTGGCCATCAGGACGTGatcacagggctggacagcctGAGCAGGGAGCGCTGTGTTACCGCTGGGGGTCGGGACAGGACCGTGAGGGTGTGGAAGATCGCAGAGGAGTCCCAGCTGGTGTTCCATGGCCACGA gggTTCCATTGACTGCATTCAGCTCATAAACGAGGAGCACATGATAACAGGAGCGGATGACGG ATCTCTGGCCCTGTGGAGCGTTAACCGGAAAAAACCGCTCAGCTCGGTGAAGAAGGCTCACGGTTGCCATGGGGACCCGGGCCTGGAGCAGCCCCACTGGATCTCGGCGGTGGCGGCGCTGCAGAACACAGACACCGTGGCTTCAGGTGCTTCCAGCT GTTCCCATAATTCCATGGTACAGCTGTGGCGGTGTGGCGAGGGCTTCCGCGGTCTGCACCCCCTCTTCAGTGTCCCTGTG GCTGGTTTTGTGAACAGTCTCAAGTTCTCCAGCTCTGGAAGTTTCCTGGTGGCAGGTGTTGGGCAGGAGCACAG GCTTGGCAGATGGTGGAGGATCAAAGACGCTAAGAATGGCCTTTATATAATTCCCTTGAAGAAACGGGACTCGGACCAGGAGGCCACAAGCAGCGAATAG
- the parp3 gene encoding protein mono-ADP-ribosyltransferase PARP3 isoform X1, with product MFSYILWLNMAPKRRAAQATKTAGKKIKKEEPEAPEDAFRSVKEALKAAVPQEKGKRKADVHCGIEAEVFEDYDCMLNQTNIGHNNNKFYIIQILESGNKFYCWTRWGRVGEVGQNKMSSPYPSSDKAVSDFEKKFKDKTKNNWSDRANFVSHSGKYTLIEVDGDEDAEVKVDKVDGKVEVEKKVLPCTLDNSTKRLIQLIFSTDMFKEAMEEMHLDVKKMPLGKLSKLQIAKGFEVLEEIEEAMKAKSNRGRLEELSSKFFTTIPHNFGRTRPPVINDASVVEKKKEMLMVLADIEIAQSLKAESEKAKEEMVEEVPNPLDQDYQSLKCELSLLGKGSEEFKVISQYLKATAYKGGPTIIDVWKVNRDKEAERFAEHDQLGNRRLLWHGTNVAVVAAILKSGLRIMPHSGGRVGRGVYFASENCKSAGYVSTSKHTGVMFLNEVALGKEHTIVRDDCSLVTPPEGYDSVVARGRKEPDPSKDITITVDGKEVTVPQGPAIEQPQYKESYFENSEYLVYKESQCRIRYLLEMKF from the exons ATGTTCAGCTACATTTTATGG TTGAATATGGCACCAAAGAGAAGGGCAGCTCAAGCCACTAAGACTGCAGGTAAGAAAATCAAGAAGGAGGAGCCGGAGGCTCCAGAAGATGCATTCCGGTCTGTCAAAGAGGCTTTGAAGGCAGCTGTCCCTCAGGAGAAGGGCAAGAGGAAGGCGGACGTGCACTGTGGCATTGAGGCAGAG GTATTTGAAGATTATGATTGTATGCTGAACCAGACCAACATTggacacaacaacaacaagttcTATATCATCCAGATTTTAGAAAGTGGAAATAAGTTCTATTGCTGGACAAGATGGGGCCGAGTG ggggaGGTGGGTCAGAATAAAATGTCCTCTCCCTACCCCAGTTCTGATAAAGCAGTGAGTGACTTTGAGAAGAAGTTCAAAGACAAGACTAAGAACAACTGGAGTGACAGGGCCAACTTTGTCTCTCATTCTGGCAAGTACACCCTGATTGAGGTTGATGGAGATGAGGACGCGGAGGTCAAG GTGGACAAGGTTGATGggaaggtggaggtggagaagaAGGTTCTCCCCTGTACACTGGACAATTCAACGAAGAGGTTAATACAGCTCATCTTCAGCACTGACATGTTCAAAGAGGCCATGGAGGAGATGCATCTGG ATGTTAAGAAGATGCCCTTGGGAAAGTTGAGCAAACTGCAGATTGCCAAGGGCTTCGAGGTTCTGGAGGAGATTGAGGAGGCCATGAAGGCGAAGAGCAACAGGGGGCGCCTGGAGGAGCTCTCCTCCAAGTTCTTCACTACCATCCCCCACAACTTTGGCCGGACCCGACCCCCGGTCATCAACGACGCCAGCGTcgtggagaagaagaaagagatgCTGATG GTTTTGGCTGATATTGAAATTGCCCAGAGCCTCAAAGCTGAGAGCGAGAAGGCTAAGGAGGAGATGGTGGAGGAAGTTCCTAACCCGCTGGATCAGGATTATCAGTCCCTGAAATGTGAACTCAGTTTACTTGGGAAAGGCTCTGAAGAATTCAAG GTAATAAGTCAGTACCTGAAGGCAACAGCATATAAAGGTGGGCCCACCATTATCGATGTATGGAAAGTAAACCGCGACAAAGAG GCAGAACGGTTTGCTGAGCATGATCAGCTGGGGAACCGCCGCTTGCTGTGGCATGGCACCAACGTGGCAGTGGTGGCCGCCATTCTGAAGAGCGGGCTGAGGATCATGCCCCATTCTGGCGGCCGTGTGGGCAGGGGCGTCTACTTCGCCTCCGAGAACTGCAAGTCCGCGGGCTACG TGAGTACATCAAAACACACTGGAGTGATGTTTCTCAATGAAGTCGCCCTCGGGAAGGAGCACACCATCGTCAGAGATGACTGCTCCCTCGTGACACCACCAGAGGGCTACGACAGTGTGGTCGCTCGTGGGCGAAAGGAACCAG ACCCCTCCAAGGACATCACCATTACTGTGGATGGTAAGGAAGTGACTGTTCCCCAGGGGCCCGCTATCGAGCAGCCGCAGTATAAGGAGAGCTACTTCGAAAACAGCGAATACCTCGTCTACAAAGAAAGCCAGTGCCGGATCCGGTACCTCCTAGAGATGAAGTTTTAA
- the parp3 gene encoding protein mono-ADP-ribosyltransferase PARP3 isoform X2: MAPKRRAAQATKTAGKKIKKEEPEAPEDAFRSVKEALKAAVPQEKGKRKADVHCGIEAEVFEDYDCMLNQTNIGHNNNKFYIIQILESGNKFYCWTRWGRVGEVGQNKMSSPYPSSDKAVSDFEKKFKDKTKNNWSDRANFVSHSGKYTLIEVDGDEDAEVKVDKVDGKVEVEKKVLPCTLDNSTKRLIQLIFSTDMFKEAMEEMHLDVKKMPLGKLSKLQIAKGFEVLEEIEEAMKAKSNRGRLEELSSKFFTTIPHNFGRTRPPVINDASVVEKKKEMLMVLADIEIAQSLKAESEKAKEEMVEEVPNPLDQDYQSLKCELSLLGKGSEEFKVISQYLKATAYKGGPTIIDVWKVNRDKEAERFAEHDQLGNRRLLWHGTNVAVVAAILKSGLRIMPHSGGRVGRGVYFASENCKSAGYVSTSKHTGVMFLNEVALGKEHTIVRDDCSLVTPPEGYDSVVARGRKEPDPSKDITITVDGKEVTVPQGPAIEQPQYKESYFENSEYLVYKESQCRIRYLLEMKF, translated from the exons ATGGCACCAAAGAGAAGGGCAGCTCAAGCCACTAAGACTGCAGGTAAGAAAATCAAGAAGGAGGAGCCGGAGGCTCCAGAAGATGCATTCCGGTCTGTCAAAGAGGCTTTGAAGGCAGCTGTCCCTCAGGAGAAGGGCAAGAGGAAGGCGGACGTGCACTGTGGCATTGAGGCAGAG GTATTTGAAGATTATGATTGTATGCTGAACCAGACCAACATTggacacaacaacaacaagttcTATATCATCCAGATTTTAGAAAGTGGAAATAAGTTCTATTGCTGGACAAGATGGGGCCGAGTG ggggaGGTGGGTCAGAATAAAATGTCCTCTCCCTACCCCAGTTCTGATAAAGCAGTGAGTGACTTTGAGAAGAAGTTCAAAGACAAGACTAAGAACAACTGGAGTGACAGGGCCAACTTTGTCTCTCATTCTGGCAAGTACACCCTGATTGAGGTTGATGGAGATGAGGACGCGGAGGTCAAG GTGGACAAGGTTGATGggaaggtggaggtggagaagaAGGTTCTCCCCTGTACACTGGACAATTCAACGAAGAGGTTAATACAGCTCATCTTCAGCACTGACATGTTCAAAGAGGCCATGGAGGAGATGCATCTGG ATGTTAAGAAGATGCCCTTGGGAAAGTTGAGCAAACTGCAGATTGCCAAGGGCTTCGAGGTTCTGGAGGAGATTGAGGAGGCCATGAAGGCGAAGAGCAACAGGGGGCGCCTGGAGGAGCTCTCCTCCAAGTTCTTCACTACCATCCCCCACAACTTTGGCCGGACCCGACCCCCGGTCATCAACGACGCCAGCGTcgtggagaagaagaaagagatgCTGATG GTTTTGGCTGATATTGAAATTGCCCAGAGCCTCAAAGCTGAGAGCGAGAAGGCTAAGGAGGAGATGGTGGAGGAAGTTCCTAACCCGCTGGATCAGGATTATCAGTCCCTGAAATGTGAACTCAGTTTACTTGGGAAAGGCTCTGAAGAATTCAAG GTAATAAGTCAGTACCTGAAGGCAACAGCATATAAAGGTGGGCCCACCATTATCGATGTATGGAAAGTAAACCGCGACAAAGAG GCAGAACGGTTTGCTGAGCATGATCAGCTGGGGAACCGCCGCTTGCTGTGGCATGGCACCAACGTGGCAGTGGTGGCCGCCATTCTGAAGAGCGGGCTGAGGATCATGCCCCATTCTGGCGGCCGTGTGGGCAGGGGCGTCTACTTCGCCTCCGAGAACTGCAAGTCCGCGGGCTACG TGAGTACATCAAAACACACTGGAGTGATGTTTCTCAATGAAGTCGCCCTCGGGAAGGAGCACACCATCGTCAGAGATGACTGCTCCCTCGTGACACCACCAGAGGGCTACGACAGTGTGGTCGCTCGTGGGCGAAAGGAACCAG ACCCCTCCAAGGACATCACCATTACTGTGGATGGTAAGGAAGTGACTGTTCCCCAGGGGCCCGCTATCGAGCAGCCGCAGTATAAGGAGAGCTACTTCGAAAACAGCGAATACCTCGTCTACAAAGAAAGCCAGTGCCGGATCCGGTACCTCCTAGAGATGAAGTTTTAA
- the rrp9 gene encoding U3 small nucleolar RNA-interacting protein 2 isoform X2, whose protein sequence is MSSFFIKNKANANVSKTNEKVAALKRKGDGDPKNKGRSKKLNSRLNEEISSDSETESPQVSRKRRGNVEEEIEETAQEKKLRLAKLYLDQLREEEEKKAEESFETDLIAGRLQEEVLEQKGKLQRLVAKEYFPPEAADLRLLRGHKLPVTCLVISPDDKHIFSAAKDCAIIKWDVETGKKLHTIAGGRKGTEDRHVGHTTHILCMAISSDGKYLATGDMNKLIMIWEASTCKHLYKFTGHRGPVSGLSFRKGTHDLYSASHDRSIKVWNVDENAYVETLFGHQDVITGLDSLSRERCVTAGGRDRTVRVWKIAEESQLVFHGHEGSIDCIQLINEEHMITGADDGSLALWSVNRKKPLSSVKKAHGCHGDPGLEQPHWISAVAALQNTDTVASGSHNSMVQLWRCGEGFRGLHPLFSVPVAGFVNSLKFSSSGSFLVAGVGQEHRLGRWWRIKDAKNGLYIIPLKKRDSDQEATSSE, encoded by the exons ATGTCATCTTTCTTTATAAAGAACAAGGCGAACGCAAATGTCTCCAAAACAAACGAGAAAGTTGCTGCATTGAAAAGGAAG GGTGATGGAGATCCCAAGAATAAAGGACGATCGAAGAAGTTAAATTCAAGGTTGAATGAAGAAATATCCAGCGATTCTGAAACAGAAAG TCCTCAAGTCAGTCGGAAAAGGAGAGGTAATGTGGAGGAAGAAATTGAGGAGACTGCCCAAGAGAAGAAGCTCCGTTTGGCTAAACTGTACCTTGACCAGCTAAGGGAAGAAG AGGAAAAGAAGGCGGAGGAGTCTTTTGAGACAGATTTGATTGCTGGAAGACTGCAGGAAGAAGTG CttgaacagaaaggaaaacttCAGCGTTTGGTAGCAAAAGAG TACTTTCCACCTGAAGCTGCTGACCTGCGTCTGTTACGTGGCCACAAGCTTCCTGTCACCTGTCTGGTCATCTCTCCTGATGACAAGCACATCTTCTCTGCTGCCAAGGACTGTGCCATTATCAAGT GGGATGTAGAGACTGGAAAAAAATTGCACACAATCgcaggagggaggaagggaacaGAAGATCGGCATGTCGGTCATACCACTCACATCCTGTGCATGGCCATATCATCTGATGGCAAATACCTG gcCACTGGAGACATGAATAAACTGATCATGATTTGGGAAGCATCAACATGTAAACACCTGTACAAGTTTACGGGGCACAGGGGACCGGTGTCG GGATTGTCATTTAGAAAAGGCACGCATGACCTTTACAGTGCCTCACATGACCGCTCCATCAAGGTCTGGAACGTGGATGAGAACGCCTATGTTGAGACGCT GTTTGGCCATCAGGACGTGatcacagggctggacagcctGAGCAGGGAGCGCTGTGTTACCGCTGGGGGTCGGGACAGGACCGTGAGGGTGTGGAAGATCGCAGAGGAGTCCCAGCTGGTGTTCCATGGCCACGA gggTTCCATTGACTGCATTCAGCTCATAAACGAGGAGCACATGATAACAGGAGCGGATGACGG ATCTCTGGCCCTGTGGAGCGTTAACCGGAAAAAACCGCTCAGCTCGGTGAAGAAGGCTCACGGTTGCCATGGGGACCCGGGCCTGGAGCAGCCCCACTGGATCTCGGCGGTGGCGGCGCTGCAGAACACAGACACCGTGGCTTCAG GTTCCCATAATTCCATGGTACAGCTGTGGCGGTGTGGCGAGGGCTTCCGCGGTCTGCACCCCCTCTTCAGTGTCCCTGTG GCTGGTTTTGTGAACAGTCTCAAGTTCTCCAGCTCTGGAAGTTTCCTGGTGGCAGGTGTTGGGCAGGAGCACAG GCTTGGCAGATGGTGGAGGATCAAAGACGCTAAGAATGGCCTTTATATAATTCCCTTGAAGAAACGGGACTCGGACCAGGAGGCCACAAGCAGCGAATAG